In Rhodopirellula islandica, a single window of DNA contains:
- a CDS encoding sulfatase, which translates to MKTTCLIVFALITATWIPQSPAHAEKPNVLFLIADDLNTALSGFGHKQCKTPNLDRLAQRGVKFENMHCQYPVCGASRASIMSGLYPYSNLTLANDGTLRGSMPDVVTLSQTFRNNGYYAGRVSKIYHMRIPFEIIDGTAESDDPFSWDEAINIQAPEQNAPGERTNWSPKNNGSQTFTGVIASGDDSDHADGMAADRAIEMLEQVKDKPFFLAVGFVRPHVPLVAPKKYFDPYNRDEMEAPVVPENDLDDVPGIIRGYKRNSTTYGVTPELHQGLLQAYYASVSYMDAQVGRVLDALEEKGLAENTIVVFTSDHGYLLGHHHKFQKQHLFEEATRVPLIISVPWLKDQHGRGTTKITELVDLYPTLADLAGLAAPDALQGKSLTPLLVDTESPAWKKKQAFTISRSGGESIRTANWRFTQWGFGERGLELYDLKNDPHEFTNQAANPEYASMVKRLRAQLIAKRDAAGFQQNQTAIEEKVGMNKQKK; encoded by the coding sequence ATGAAAACGACTTGCCTGATAGTTTTTGCACTCATCACAGCGACGTGGATCCCGCAGTCACCGGCACATGCAGAAAAGCCGAACGTGCTGTTCCTGATCGCCGATGACCTGAATACCGCCCTGAGTGGTTTTGGGCACAAGCAGTGCAAGACGCCGAACCTTGATCGGCTCGCTCAGCGAGGTGTGAAGTTCGAGAACATGCACTGTCAGTACCCGGTTTGCGGTGCCTCGCGTGCGTCGATCATGTCCGGCCTGTATCCGTATTCGAATCTGACGCTGGCCAACGACGGCACCTTGCGAGGCAGCATGCCCGACGTGGTGACGCTGTCGCAGACCTTTCGCAACAACGGCTACTACGCGGGACGAGTCAGCAAGATCTACCACATGCGGATCCCGTTTGAGATCATTGACGGAACCGCGGAAAGCGATGATCCCTTCTCATGGGACGAAGCGATCAACATCCAAGCTCCGGAACAAAACGCTCCCGGGGAACGGACGAACTGGTCCCCCAAGAACAACGGGTCGCAGACGTTCACCGGAGTGATCGCATCCGGCGACGACAGCGATCACGCCGATGGGATGGCAGCCGATCGGGCCATCGAGATGCTGGAACAGGTCAAGGACAAACCGTTCTTCCTGGCGGTGGGATTCGTCCGACCGCACGTGCCTCTTGTCGCACCGAAAAAGTATTTCGACCCATACAATCGCGATGAAATGGAAGCACCTGTCGTGCCGGAAAATGACCTGGACGACGTGCCGGGGATCATCCGCGGCTACAAACGCAACAGCACCACGTACGGGGTGACGCCGGAACTGCACCAAGGGCTATTGCAAGCCTACTACGCCAGCGTTTCTTACATGGACGCCCAGGTCGGACGCGTCCTGGATGCACTGGAAGAAAAGGGCTTGGCAGAGAATACGATCGTCGTGTTCACCAGCGATCATGGCTACCTTCTGGGACATCACCACAAGTTCCAAAAGCAACACCTGTTCGAAGAGGCCACGCGAGTGCCGTTGATCATCAGCGTGCCATGGCTCAAAGACCAGCATGGTCGTGGGACCACAAAAATCACGGAACTGGTCGACCTCTACCCGACTCTGGCGGACTTGGCCGGCCTTGCTGCTCCGGACGCTCTTCAGGGAAAAAGCCTGACACCTCTGCTGGTCGATACCGAATCGCCTGCATGGAAGAAGAAGCAGGCATTCACCATCAGCCGCAGCGGCGGGGAATCGATTCGCACAGCGAACTGGCGTTTCACTCAGTGGGGCTTTGGCGAACGAGGTCTGGAACTGTACGACCTGAAAAATGACCCGCATGAATTCACAAACCAAGCAGCCAATCCGGAATACGCCTCGATGGTGAAGAGGTTGCGGGCGCAACTGATCGCAAAACGGGATGCCGCAGGCTTCCAGCAAAATCAGACCGCGATTGAGGAGAAGGTCGGGATGAACAAGCAAAAGAAGTGA
- a CDS encoding mercuric reductase yields the protein MTSDLVQLQPNDEHNQALEANVHPPEWTNPTPTQPYHLVVIGAGTAGLVTAAGAAGLGARVALIERDLMGGDCLNVGCVPSKGIISAARVAASAKTASKFGVNVPDVDVDFAAVMQRMRKLRAGISHNDSATRFKDLGVDVYFGQASFVDSNTVDVGGAKLTFKRAVIASGARAAAPPINGLSEVNYLTNESVFSLTELPRRMGVIGAGPIGCEMAQSFAQLGSEVLLVESEHGIMPREDRDAAKIVRQAMIEDGVKFLGGGHDLKIRNEGGIRLTVDAHGLSYDEPVDQLLVAVGRAPNVENLNLEAVGVQYDQKGVKVNDHLLTTNANIYAAGDVCSKYQFTHTADFQARIVIQNALFAVGPFGKKKASDLVIPWATYTSPEVAHVGMYESDAKNAGIEIDTYVQHFNEVDRAILEGKDEGFVKVHTKKGTDTIVGATIVAENAGDMISEITVAMTGGLGLGKIGSAIHPYPTQAEAIRKLGDQFSRTKLTPLSKKILGLLQRLNVGS from the coding sequence ATGACATCCGACCTTGTCCAGCTACAACCCAACGACGAACACAACCAAGCCCTCGAGGCGAACGTGCATCCACCCGAGTGGACCAACCCAACGCCCACGCAGCCCTATCACTTGGTCGTGATCGGAGCCGGCACGGCGGGCTTGGTCACCGCCGCCGGTGCAGCCGGATTGGGAGCACGCGTTGCCCTGATCGAACGAGATTTGATGGGCGGTGATTGCTTGAACGTCGGTTGCGTTCCTTCCAAAGGCATCATCAGCGCGGCTCGCGTGGCCGCGAGTGCGAAAACGGCAAGCAAGTTTGGAGTCAATGTGCCGGACGTCGATGTTGACTTTGCGGCGGTGATGCAACGGATGAGGAAGCTTCGTGCAGGCATCAGCCACAACGATTCGGCCACGCGATTCAAGGACCTAGGCGTCGACGTTTACTTTGGACAGGCAAGCTTTGTTGATTCCAACACCGTCGATGTTGGTGGAGCGAAGCTCACGTTCAAACGAGCCGTGATCGCCTCGGGTGCACGCGCGGCCGCGCCGCCCATCAACGGTTTGAGTGAGGTCAACTACCTGACCAACGAGTCCGTCTTTTCGCTCACCGAATTGCCTCGGCGAATGGGGGTGATTGGCGCTGGGCCGATCGGTTGCGAAATGGCGCAGTCGTTTGCCCAGCTCGGCAGCGAAGTCTTGCTGGTCGAATCGGAGCACGGCATCATGCCTCGCGAAGATCGTGACGCCGCCAAAATTGTTCGGCAGGCGATGATCGAGGATGGGGTCAAATTCCTCGGCGGTGGTCACGACTTGAAGATTCGCAACGAGGGTGGGATTCGGCTGACCGTTGATGCCCACGGTTTAAGCTACGACGAACCGGTCGATCAGTTGTTGGTCGCCGTTGGCAGAGCTCCCAACGTCGAAAACCTCAACTTGGAAGCCGTAGGTGTTCAATACGATCAGAAGGGCGTGAAGGTCAACGATCATTTGCTGACGACCAACGCGAACATCTACGCTGCGGGCGACGTTTGCTCGAAGTACCAATTCACTCACACGGCCGATTTTCAAGCCCGCATTGTGATCCAGAATGCTCTGTTTGCTGTTGGTCCGTTTGGCAAGAAAAAGGCCAGTGACCTTGTGATTCCTTGGGCAACGTACACCTCCCCGGAAGTCGCGCATGTGGGCATGTACGAGAGTGACGCGAAAAACGCAGGCATCGAAATTGACACCTACGTTCAACATTTCAACGAAGTCGATCGCGCGATCTTGGAAGGCAAAGACGAAGGCTTCGTCAAGGTTCATACCAAGAAGGGGACTGACACGATCGTGGGCGCGACGATCGTGGCTGAGAACGCGGGCGATATGATTTCCGAAATCACAGTGGCCATGACGGGTGGGCTGGGACTGGGCAAGATTGGAAGTGCGATTCACCCCTATCCAACGCAAGCCGAAGCGATCCGCAAGCTGGGCGACCAGTTCAGCCGCACAAAGCTGACACCGCTGAGCAAGAAAATTCTCGGCCTGTTGCAGCGACTCAATGTCGGAAGTTGA
- a CDS encoding sulfatase-like hydrolase/transferase yields the protein MNTRSRNWFPWKLAAQCPVPSIALAIVLLCGSTAMAAKPNFVITIADDHGVHHSSVYGSSEFQTPNLQRMAEEGIRFDNAYVASPACAPSRAALFTGRMPYSNGVVGNHEIDLKPGVVSLLPALLEQGYEVVFHGKVGHAGRKHFGQYVPDGVKILGGGGLQQTMTLDQVETFLQQRPEDAAPLALFLGWTDTHTAWPPKEEARIAPEDVVIPPKIFDTPEARVEMTRYVEGAEDIDRRVGQTRQLIAKHLDVNNTLVVYTSDHGMPWPFAKWSLYESGIRTPLIAVWPGKIQPSSSTDAMVSWIDLMPTLIDLAGGTSPSGIDGRSFAKVLFGETDQHRDVIFATHKGDKEKNVYPIRSVRVGKWKYIRNLHPEFAYTTHTDVWAKESPRDPKHWAHAGHHWQSYIEAAKTDPKAAAFLHDYHSSPAEELYQIEQDPYEQNNLAGSPDHAAKLVELRAMVSKRMEEVGDDGSLSGPPQLLNDFALPPTAGDKIFDEVDGTVIIEMESTQSPLGNWKKRTTLDPFTGSSYLEFMGNNPGVGAPDSPLNYDFQINTPGDYWISIRSHKRLTADDGVTARSDMCNDCYVRVEGDYVSADPTLPLEWLQKDTKFWGNAADLNWKNWSSKVVGDHDMIKTVRYRFQAGKQYRLVVSGRAQRFSLDRIIITRVGDQRFNETGNESRLVTTWQQAEVQEVGQDKFAVWQPLSISFDGPRASETDDSPNPFLDYRLQVQFVGPSGQTYEVPGYFDGDGNGGKSGNQWTVKFTPDEQGAWNYQASLRSGPDVAVSLMDAPGQAANLKHASGTLTVQPRDDSASGFSKWGRLEYVGGHYLKFRDGPYWIRGGVDSPENFLAYAGFDNTPASHRYADHASDWQDGDPDWNGGSGKPIIGAINSLADQQVNSLYFLTMNIGGDGDDVWPWSGKPARKGSPTDDNRHFDLSKLRQWETVFAHAQRKGIHLHFVFNEAEEANKKELDDGELGIERKLYYREMVARFGHHNALSWNLCEEYNLGFDLGPERVRSFADYVGAVDAYDHPITVHSAHDPLKELEFTFGDPRFSMTSIQLNQRRIDTLVEDFRTATAAAGRPLPISMDEFTLDVGQDASWRPFDRPELHRRQKLWPTLLSGGQIEFILEDLLKTESFKTANRQALWNSVAIARTFMEEHLPFWEMSPADELVEGESTLKVGLGAGKSFPLDAQVFCKPGHVYAIYYPTASKTGQLDLSSDDGKFQARWYNPRTGQFEGTTASLHAGNWIPLPTAPSAPNQDWVLLLTVQNDERRNER from the coding sequence ATGAATACCCGCTCTCGCAACTGGTTTCCGTGGAAGCTTGCTGCACAATGTCCTGTGCCATCCATCGCCCTCGCCATCGTGCTGCTGTGCGGGTCGACAGCCATGGCCGCGAAACCGAACTTTGTGATCACCATCGCCGATGATCACGGCGTGCATCATTCGTCGGTGTATGGATCCAGCGAGTTCCAAACGCCCAACCTTCAACGAATGGCGGAAGAGGGGATTCGATTCGACAACGCCTATGTCGCATCCCCCGCCTGTGCCCCCAGTCGCGCGGCACTTTTCACGGGTCGAATGCCCTACAGCAACGGCGTCGTTGGCAACCACGAAATCGATCTCAAACCCGGTGTCGTTTCGCTGTTGCCGGCACTGTTGGAACAAGGCTACGAGGTCGTTTTTCATGGCAAGGTTGGGCACGCCGGCAGGAAGCACTTTGGCCAATACGTGCCCGACGGTGTCAAGATTCTCGGCGGCGGCGGTTTGCAACAAACGATGACGCTGGATCAGGTGGAAACGTTTCTGCAGCAACGCCCTGAAGACGCTGCACCACTGGCCCTGTTCCTTGGCTGGACAGACACGCACACCGCGTGGCCGCCCAAAGAGGAGGCCAGAATCGCTCCCGAAGACGTCGTCATTCCGCCCAAGATCTTCGACACGCCCGAAGCCCGAGTGGAAATGACGCGATACGTCGAAGGAGCCGAAGACATCGACCGCCGCGTCGGCCAAACTCGACAACTGATCGCCAAACACCTGGACGTGAACAACACCCTGGTCGTTTACACCTCGGACCATGGGATGCCGTGGCCGTTCGCGAAATGGTCTCTCTACGAATCGGGGATCCGCACCCCTTTGATTGCGGTTTGGCCCGGCAAGATCCAGCCCAGTTCGTCGACCGATGCAATGGTCAGTTGGATCGATCTGATGCCGACCCTGATCGACTTGGCTGGTGGAACATCGCCCTCTGGCATCGACGGACGGTCGTTCGCCAAGGTGTTGTTTGGCGAAACCGACCAACATCGCGATGTGATCTTCGCAACGCACAAAGGGGACAAAGAAAAAAATGTCTACCCGATTCGCAGCGTCCGCGTGGGCAAATGGAAATACATCCGCAACCTGCACCCGGAATTCGCCTACACCACCCACACCGACGTGTGGGCCAAGGAATCCCCGCGTGACCCCAAGCACTGGGCGCATGCCGGCCACCACTGGCAATCGTACATCGAAGCAGCCAAAACGGACCCCAAGGCGGCCGCGTTCCTGCATGACTATCACAGCAGTCCTGCCGAAGAGCTTTATCAAATTGAGCAGGACCCGTACGAACAGAACAACCTTGCGGGATCGCCTGACCACGCTGCGAAGCTAGTGGAACTGCGAGCGATGGTTTCCAAGCGAATGGAAGAAGTCGGCGATGACGGATCGCTCAGCGGACCGCCACAGTTACTGAATGACTTCGCACTGCCACCCACGGCAGGTGACAAGATATTTGACGAGGTTGACGGAACAGTCATCATCGAAATGGAAAGTACGCAGTCGCCGCTGGGCAATTGGAAAAAGCGTACGACGCTGGATCCATTCACCGGCAGCAGCTACCTGGAATTCATGGGCAACAACCCCGGCGTGGGTGCTCCCGATTCACCGCTGAACTACGACTTTCAAATCAACACGCCGGGTGACTATTGGATCTCGATCCGGTCCCACAAACGATTGACGGCCGACGATGGAGTCACCGCACGTAGTGACATGTGCAATGACTGTTACGTTCGTGTCGAGGGAGATTATGTATCCGCGGACCCGACACTGCCGTTGGAATGGCTGCAAAAGGACACGAAGTTCTGGGGGAATGCGGCCGACTTGAACTGGAAAAACTGGTCCAGCAAGGTTGTCGGTGACCACGACATGATCAAAACAGTGCGATACAGGTTTCAGGCGGGCAAGCAATACCGACTGGTTGTATCCGGACGGGCACAGCGTTTCAGTCTGGATCGGATTATCATCACTCGCGTAGGAGACCAGCGATTCAACGAGACGGGCAACGAATCTCGACTGGTGACGACCTGGCAGCAGGCGGAAGTTCAGGAAGTGGGGCAAGACAAATTTGCCGTGTGGCAACCGTTGTCCATCTCTTTCGATGGTCCCAGGGCATCGGAAACCGACGATTCCCCCAACCCGTTTCTCGACTATCGACTGCAGGTTCAGTTCGTTGGGCCCTCGGGACAAACCTATGAGGTGCCCGGCTACTTCGACGGCGATGGAAACGGAGGCAAATCGGGGAACCAGTGGACCGTCAAATTCACTCCGGATGAACAAGGCGCATGGAACTACCAAGCCTCGCTAAGAAGCGGACCCGATGTCGCCGTCTCGTTGATGGACGCCCCGGGTCAGGCCGCGAACCTAAAGCATGCTAGCGGAACGTTGACCGTGCAGCCGCGCGATGATTCGGCATCCGGATTTTCAAAGTGGGGCCGATTGGAATACGTAGGTGGTCACTACCTAAAGTTCCGGGACGGTCCGTATTGGATTCGCGGCGGCGTCGACAGTCCAGAGAACTTCCTTGCCTATGCAGGGTTTGACAACACGCCCGCAAGCCACCGTTACGCCGATCATGCTTCGGATTGGCAAGACGGCGATCCAGACTGGAATGGCGGCAGCGGGAAGCCCATCATCGGTGCGATCAACAGCCTTGCCGACCAGCAGGTCAACAGCCTGTACTTTCTGACGATGAACATCGGTGGCGATGGCGACGACGTGTGGCCCTGGTCGGGAAAGCCAGCACGCAAGGGCAGCCCAACGGACGACAACCGCCACTTCGATCTCAGCAAGCTACGGCAATGGGAAACCGTCTTTGCGCACGCACAGCGAAAAGGGATCCATTTGCACTTTGTATTCAATGAAGCGGAGGAGGCCAACAAGAAAGAGCTCGATGACGGTGAACTTGGTATCGAACGAAAGCTCTACTATCGCGAAATGGTCGCTCGATTCGGTCACCACAATGCGTTGAGCTGGAATCTGTGTGAGGAATACAATCTTGGTTTCGACCTCGGCCCCGAACGAGTTCGTTCGTTTGCCGACTATGTCGGCGCGGTTGATGCCTACGATCATCCCATCACCGTCCACTCCGCGCACGATCCGCTGAAGGAGCTCGAGTTCACCTTCGGTGACCCACGCTTTTCAATGACATCGATTCAACTGAATCAACGCCGGATCGATACGCTGGTCGAAGATTTCCGAACGGCAACCGCCGCCGCTGGTCGTCCATTGCCGATATCCATGGATGAGTTCACGCTAGACGTTGGACAGGATGCCTCATGGAGACCGTTCGATCGTCCCGAGTTGCATCGCCGACAGAAGCTTTGGCCAACCTTGTTATCGGGAGGACAGATCGAATTCATCCTGGAAGACCTGCTGAAGACCGAGTCGTTCAAGACAGCCAATCGTCAAGCACTGTGGAACAGTGTGGCGATCGCACGAACCTTCATGGAAGAACACCTGCCATTCTGGGAGATGTCACCGGCCGATGAATTGGTCGAAGGCGAATCGACTCTGAAGGTCGGGCTGGGTGCGGGAAAATCGTTTCCACTGGACGCTCAGGTTTTCTGCAAACCAGGTCACGTCTACGCGATCTACTATCCAACCGCATCGAAGACGGGGCAACTCGATCTGAGCAGCGATGACGGGAAGTTTCAAGCAAGGTGGTACAACCCCAGAACCGGTCAGTTTGAAGGAACCACTGCGAGCCTGCACGCGGGGAATTGGATCCCGCTCCCCACTGCACCATCAGCCCCCAATCAGGATTGGGTGCTGCTCCTAACCGTTCAAAATGATGAAAGAAGAAACGAACGATGA
- a CDS encoding sulfatase family protein yields MNKFIIFCIPLVWLSATLANAADSRPNIIVFYTDDHGHADLSCQGVLDDIKTPNVDALARIGVLARHGYSTAPQCVPSRAGLLIGKFQSKFGVEANGKTLQGFDRELTIAERLQDAGYMTAQFGKWHLGPGPKITEHGFKHVFNQNSAAPFAANINLDGSDREMSSLHPQMYHVDGCSRAAASLIERYKDDPFFLYVAYRAPHVPLDAPPKYLNRFPGKMPERRRQALAMLSAVDDGVGRITETLAENNLTEKTLIFYIGDNGAPLKIHKRDAPGGGPGWDGSLNDPLNGEKGMLSEGGMHVPFVIAWPGTIPAGQVFEHPVSALDVAATAADLANIESKPGDFDGVNLIPYLTGKTNEPPHEFLAWRWVAQSAIREGDWKLLRGGDREYLYNLKNDLEEQHDLAGDHPEIADRLREKLSGWASQLDPPGLANGEMSKAATDYFDFYLDGKPATPRPTNPIPKSDSAGSQSGSKKSASAWIVRNGKMDVTSEGLQIAPQKPSTKQTPFITRNGLRLAGPVSVNMVVKTATSGAIGLCWRNLADKGFVAAKRINVGVEKSGQWQTIQTSLPGDSPIIHVRVHLPAGTTSIKSIELKPAHGKTVTLSQ; encoded by the coding sequence GTGAACAAGTTCATCATCTTCTGCATCCCTCTGGTTTGGCTTTCAGCAACGCTTGCCAACGCGGCAGATTCTCGACCCAACATCATCGTGTTCTACACGGATGATCACGGCCACGCGGATCTGTCCTGCCAAGGAGTTCTTGACGACATCAAGACGCCCAATGTGGATGCATTGGCAAGGATTGGCGTGTTGGCCCGGCATGGCTACAGCACGGCGCCGCAGTGCGTGCCGTCGCGAGCCGGATTGCTGATCGGAAAGTTCCAATCGAAGTTCGGCGTCGAAGCCAACGGAAAAACGTTGCAGGGATTCGATCGCGAGCTGACGATTGCCGAACGCCTGCAGGATGCGGGGTACATGACCGCGCAATTCGGAAAATGGCACCTCGGACCGGGGCCCAAAATCACCGAGCACGGATTCAAGCACGTGTTCAACCAAAACTCCGCCGCCCCCTTTGCCGCCAACATCAATCTGGATGGCAGCGATCGCGAGATGTCGAGCTTGCATCCCCAGATGTATCACGTCGATGGATGCAGCCGAGCTGCGGCCTCGCTGATCGAACGATACAAAGACGATCCCTTCTTTCTGTATGTCGCGTACCGTGCCCCCCACGTCCCGCTGGACGCGCCGCCAAAGTACCTGAATCGATTCCCGGGCAAGATGCCCGAGCGACGTCGGCAAGCATTGGCAATGCTGTCCGCAGTGGACGATGGTGTCGGACGGATCACCGAGACGCTGGCCGAGAACAATCTGACCGAAAAGACACTGATCTTCTACATCGGCGACAACGGCGCACCACTGAAGATTCACAAGCGTGATGCTCCCGGTGGAGGTCCAGGCTGGGACGGTTCTTTGAACGACCCGCTGAACGGTGAAAAAGGGATGCTCTCCGAAGGCGGCATGCACGTCCCGTTTGTGATCGCTTGGCCCGGAACGATTCCCGCCGGGCAAGTGTTCGAGCACCCGGTCAGCGCTCTGGACGTGGCGGCAACGGCTGCGGATTTGGCGAACATCGAATCGAAACCCGGGGACTTCGACGGCGTCAACTTGATTCCGTATCTCACCGGGAAAACGAACGAACCACCGCATGAATTCCTCGCCTGGCGTTGGGTTGCCCAATCGGCCATTCGCGAAGGTGATTGGAAGCTGCTTCGCGGCGGTGACCGCGAGTATTTGTACAACCTAAAAAATGATCTCGAAGAGCAACACGATCTCGCGGGTGATCACCCAGAGATTGCCGATCGTTTACGCGAAAAGCTATCGGGCTGGGCCAGCCAGCTCGATCCGCCCGGCTTGGCCAACGGCGAGATGTCCAAAGCGGCCACCGACTATTTCGATTTCTATCTCGACGGTAAACCGGCGACACCACGGCCTACAAACCCCATCCCGAAATCCGATTCGGCAGGTTCCCAATCCGGATCCAAGAAGTCAGCGTCTGCATGGATCGTCCGCAACGGCAAAATGGATGTCACTAGCGAGGGTTTGCAGATCGCCCCGCAAAAACCAAGCACGAAGCAAACACCGTTCATCACTCGAAATGGTTTGCGTTTGGCCGGCCCGGTTTCCGTCAACATGGTTGTCAAAACGGCAACGTCCGGTGCGATTGGCCTCTGTTGGCGAAACTTAGCCGACAAGGGTTTCGTCGCGGCCAAGCGAATCAATGTTGGCGTCGAGAAATCGGGCCAGTGGCAAACGATCCAAACCAGTCTGCCCGGTGATTCGCCAATCATTCACGTCCGCGTCCACCTTCCCGCCGGCACCACGTCGATCAAGTCCATCGAACTGAAACCCGCTCACGGGAAAACCGTGACTCTATCTCAATAA